The Actinomyces sp. oral taxon 414 genome has a segment encoding these proteins:
- a CDS encoding MalY/PatB family protein, translating into MPTATTAPSAPVPSTAVSPAVAGVDPVGSPAALPLGDSVPLDAPPPAALSQFDLVHDRTGTASLKWDFAAERGRPASALPLWVADMDHRTAPAVTSALLWRVRHGIFGYTEPDAAYHAALTGWFARRYGWAVDPAWNVVTPGVVPALALAVRALTGPGDAVVIEEPVYYPFRQVVEDNGRAVVSVPLTRDADGVYRRDAAALEEALARTGARLLLLCNPHNPVGRVWSRQELAELAEVTGRHGVVVVSDEIHADLALPGRRTTPFASLGGDVAARTITCTSPSKAFNLAGLQVANILIPDAGLRARFRAELGALGYSQPNALGLTACRAAYESGDAWLEELREHIAAAHEHVVARLARIPGIEATPTEGTYLLWLDCHGLLERSGLEPRELDEFILRRAGLWLDDGAIFGEGGEGFTRINVACSRAVLDEALDRLAAAVGALLESGSRRDEAAAA; encoded by the coding sequence ATGCCCACCGCCACTACTGCCCCATCCGCCCCCGTCCCATCCACCGCCGTCTCGCCCGCCGTCGCCGGCGTCGACCCCGTCGGTTCCCCCGCCGCGCTCCCGCTCGGCGACTCCGTTCCACTCGACGCGCCCCCGCCCGCCGCCCTCTCCCAGTTCGATCTCGTCCACGACCGCACCGGCACCGCCAGCCTCAAGTGGGACTTCGCCGCCGAGCGCGGCCGCCCCGCCTCCGCCCTGCCCCTGTGGGTGGCGGACATGGACCACCGCACGGCGCCCGCGGTCACCTCCGCCCTGCTGTGGCGGGTGCGCCACGGCATTTTCGGTTACACCGAGCCCGACGCCGCCTACCACGCCGCCCTGACCGGCTGGTTCGCCCGCCGCTACGGCTGGGCCGTTGACCCCGCCTGGAACGTCGTCACCCCCGGGGTGGTCCCCGCCCTGGCCCTGGCGGTGCGGGCCCTGACCGGGCCGGGCGACGCCGTCGTCATCGAGGAGCCCGTCTACTACCCCTTCCGCCAGGTCGTCGAGGACAATGGCCGCGCCGTCGTCTCGGTGCCGCTGACCCGGGACGCCGACGGCGTCTACCGCCGCGACGCCGCCGCCCTGGAGGAGGCGCTGGCGCGCACCGGCGCCCGCCTGCTGCTCCTGTGCAACCCGCACAACCCGGTGGGCCGGGTGTGGAGCCGCCAGGAGCTGGCCGAGCTGGCGGAGGTGACGGGCAGGCACGGCGTCGTGGTGGTCTCCGATGAGATCCACGCCGACCTGGCCCTGCCCGGCCGGCGCACCACGCCCTTCGCCTCGCTGGGCGGGGACGTCGCCGCCCGCACGATCACCTGCACCTCGCCGTCGAAGGCCTTCAACCTGGCGGGGCTGCAGGTCGCCAATATCCTCATCCCCGACGCCGGTCTGCGCGCCCGCTTCCGGGCCGAGCTGGGCGCGCTGGGCTACTCCCAGCCCAATGCGCTGGGCCTGACAGCCTGCCGCGCCGCCTACGAGAGCGGGGACGCCTGGCTGGAGGAGCTGCGCGAGCACATCGCGGCGGCCCACGAGCACGTCGTGGCCCGGCTCGCCCGGATCCCGGGGATCGAGGCGACGCCCACGGAGGGCACCTACCTGCTGTGGCTCGACTGCCACGGGCTGCTGGAGCGCTCCGGCCTGGAGCCGCGCGAGCTGGACGAGTTCATCCTGCGCCGGGCGGGGCTGTGGCTCGACGACGGCGCCATCTTCGGGGAGGGCGGCGAGGGCTTCACCCGGATCAATGTGGCCTGCTCCCGCGCCGTCCTCGACGAGGCCC